TGCTTCGGCGCTACTCATCACGGTAAAAAGGCCTGTAATCTTTCACTGATCGGTTGTACCTCTTTTTTCCCATCCAAGCCCCTTGGCTGTTATGGCGACGGTGGCGCCATTTTCACGCCGGATGACGCTCTGGCGGAGAAGCTTTGTCAGATCCGCATTCATGGGCAGAAGGTCAAGCATCAGCATCCGGTAGTGGGTATTAACGGCCGCTTCGACACCATTCAGGCGGCCATCATGCTGGAGAAGTTCGGGATTTTCCCCGAGGAGTGCGACCTTCGCGCCCAAGTTGGTAAGCGCTATGACCACTTGCTTTCCGCCATTCCCGGGATTCGGCCCCCGGTGATCGCGCCCGGCAATACCTCGGTTTACGCTCAGTATACGATACTGTCTGATAAAAGAGATGCGCTGGCAAAAACCCTGCAAACCAGGGGGATCCCTTCCGTGGCTTACTATACGGCGCCCCTTCATCTCCAGGGCGCTTTTGCCGATCTGGGTTATAAAGCCGGTGATTTTCCGGTTGCCGAGCAGGTGGCGTCTCAATGCTTGAGCCTGCCCATGTCACCGTATCTTACGCCGGCCGATCAGCAACAGGTGGCCGATGCCCTC
This genomic stretch from Thermodesulfobacteriota bacterium harbors:
- a CDS encoding DegT/DnrJ/EryC1/StrS family aminotransferase, with amino-acid sequence MDFIDLKSQQRRIRDRIEARIRQVLDHGQYIMGPEMQELESQLAAFVNVKHCITCASGTDALLMALMALNIGRGDEVITVPYTWISTAEVIALLGATTVFVDVEPDTFNINPTLVEKAITSRTRAIMPVGIYGQCADMTRINAVAEKHGLPVIEDAAQCFGATHHGKKACNLSLIGCTSFFPSKPLGCYGDGGAIFTPDDALAEKLCQIRIHGQKVKHQHPVVGINGRFDTIQAAIMLEKFGIFPEECDLRAQVGKRYDHLLSAIPGIRPPVIAPGNTSVYAQYTILSDKRDALAKTLQTRGIPSVAYYTAPLHLQGAFADLGYKAGDFPVAEQVASQCLSLPMSPYLTPADQQQVADALRKA